ATGTATTGCTGTGTCACATTACTGATCAAAGCCGAGTATAGAACCTCTTCCACAGAGTGCCGGTCTGTTACATCTTTTGTTTACCCTAATCCGAAATAATTTCTGTCATAGGTTTTTAGCAGGGAGTACCTTACTACGGAGTGCAcatttttgaatgaacaaaaatgcgTGTGACAGTGCAGGTTTCTGAATGACCAGGGTTTTCTAATGTATGATTAAGTATGTGGGAAACCTAGCCAAGCAATGGCAAATGATTGTTTTATCATTTCTAGAGGAgagcagatttttttccccacaaattcATATTCAGGTGTTATTAAACTCATTAAACTCCACTAAATATCTGTGAACATTTCCACTGACATGGCAGTTGGTTTTCAAAGAAACAGCACCAGCAATAAAGATTATATCATTGTTGTATATTCATAGACCTTTGTTCTTTAACAATGTGGGGATTCAGCTATTTCATTGACACAACAGCTTATTTCATAATAAAGTGGAGTGGAATTCTAATGCTAGGTGTTGTTTGAGGTTTGGCCAATTCATCAGTTGCCCTAGTTATATATTACAAAGAaccaatgcaatgcaataaagCAGTTAACCATCACAAATCATATTATGTCATAAAGTACTGTATTAAAGAGTGCACTTTGATGGTGTAATGTATTTTAAGGCAATACACTAGCTGCAAAAGAAGACAATTATGCTGATGTGCAGTGCGATGACTTTGCCTTTTGTGTTACTGCTCAGACTGAGTCATCTCTTGTTATTGCCGTGTCATGATTACTCACCTTCTCCCTCCGTGCAGAGTTAATTCGGGGACAGAAAACAGCTGCCTAACTGTGACTCAGCACTTTCAACTGTAAAGGTAACCGTAGGGAGAAGAACCGCCCTACATTCAAGGAATTGTGGCGTGGCTGTTAATGGGCCGTGACTAGTTTTAAAAATTTATAGAGACCTGAGAAACCTAGGAAGTCTGAGGAAGTACAACCAATCCCAGGTCATGGTTCTGCAGTAGAACAGATAGTGAGACTTGCCTGTGCCGGAACATTCCTCACGCTTTTTAatagaaaatacagaaataatataCCATGGATGTAGTCGTGACAATGGATAtccaactctatattaatgatCCTCCCTCAGTAtgtgaacatgcaaactgccTTCTTTACTCTTACAGTGCTACACTTTTCCTCTCtgagcagaaaacaaaataattttaaatcagcCAAAGACTTGCTTTCCTTTTTCAATCATTTATGTGATAATCATCTGTCTATAAATGTTAAGAAAACCGAGCGTCTCCATTTCAGATCTTCACAAAAACAGCTCCTCATAACCAACCTCCTCAGCTAAACGATGACTGGTGAGCACTAACACATAGATATCTTGGAATTACCTTagatacagttgaggccaaatgtCTACacacacctaggctaaagacattcaaattcaatttcacatttcatgtttccatttcctgtgttaaatcAATTAGGGTatgtactttatttccataagaggtcatttcaaaataatagctaagagacagatttatttcagcttttatgtactatatcagactttcagtgggtcaaaagtttacataaacttttagtattttgttgcattgccttttaattgcttaacttgaatcaaacacttgtggtagccttccacaagcttcacACAATacttttctggaatgtttgCCCATtcttcctgacagaactggtgtaactcaatcaggtttgtgggcctccttgctcagacatgctttttcagttcagggattcaggtcagggatttgtgatggccactccaatactttcactttattgtctttaagccattttgggGGTATGCATTGTTCTGCTGGAacacccagttgcgaccaagttttaactttctagctgatgtcttgaggtgttgcttcagtatttctagataatcctccttcctcatgataccatttattttctgaagtgcaccattcccttttccagcaaaacacccccacaacatgatgctgccacccccatgcttcaacgttgggatggtgttcttcatcAGGTGTGCCTTCATGTTATTACATACTGTCAAATGTAACTGACCCTACTTAATCAGCTGTTCTCAGACCAAAGCTGTTTATACTACGTGTGTCTTGGCCATGCTACTTTTGTTGTCTGCTACTTTATCAGATGCACTCTGGCTGCGGGTGAAACTGAGTATTGCACTACATGACAcagaagaaaatacataaagGTCACTGACACTGCACTTCTTTAGAGAACTGCCGATTCTGTATTTCTCTCCATCATGTTATGTATTAAAGCTTCTCAACCTTGACAGACGTCTCCACGTAAAACTGAATGTTCACTTCGAAAGTTACCAAACAACATTCTTTCATGAGTCATCTGCAGTCTCTTACCCGAGCAATCTAAACAGAGCCGACCTTACACTACAAGCTCTACCACTAATCTTCAGATTCCAGTTCCTGGCTTTAGAAACAATTTATGGTCatagatcttttttttgtacatatacTAAGACATGGAACATGATTTTCAATCAGAATCAGACCCCTGCTAACAGCCTTCAAACGATCATACCAGCACTTTCTGATTTCATTGATCTTTACCTGAACTTATTGTTCCTCTCCtttatatttatagattttcttttaattttactcatatgcatgttttcttaatCTTGCAAATTTGTTCTTTCATTTACCAGGACAggtctagcagggcagaaatttgacaaactgacttgttggaaaggtagcatcctatgacagtgccatgttgaaaatcacttcagtatgacccattctactgccaatgtcaGTCAATGGAGATTGAATGGCTGTATGTCTGATtgtatgcacctgttagcaatgggtgtggctgaaatagccaaaaccactaattagaaggggtgtccacatatttttggaaatagTGTATGTCTTGTTGGTTAAAGTCgcacagtaggcctacatacacCTCTTTGGTCCAGCTCTATGGTTCATGTCCTGTGAATACTATGTGTATCTGAACTGTCACATCACTTGCGTGTCTGTATGGTAGTTATTGCAATGCTCAtttctgtgtgagctgtgttgAGTAGCTGCCTTTGGAAAACTACCACTTAAAAAAACTACCACACTGAACTTGGAGAAAAACACGGTTTGTCCGCTGAATTAAGCCAATAATAATTGAACTGACGTTgatcaaataattattaaacacagaaaaaacactgaaatgtcagTTAATCGCTCAGCACTAATAACACAGTACAACCCATCTGGGCAGCAGGTTTCAATAACCAGGCTGTGTTCACTAAGTCAaggtgtttctttttgttttgtctttcatcATTAAAAGTGTAATCTCTGACAGTATAGACCGGGGGGTGTCCAATCTCATCCAAAAAGGGCGAGTGTGCGAGCAGCTTTTTGTCTTAGCGCAACACTAAGACAACTTATTGTACTTACCAATGTTTTCATTGAAAGACCACGATTAGTTAATCACTTGAATCAGGTGCCGTAGTGCTtggctaaagcaaaaacctgtTTACCGGTTTAGGGCAGTGGGGCCCAATCGTGCGACATGGAGGGCCGAGAAAATCCAGATTTTCATTCCAAGCAATAATTTCACCTTctgatttcatttattaacaCACCTTCAACCAGAGAGCAGGGAATTCATTACTGAAATCAACAGGtgaagtgattggttggaatccTCCATAGCACATGACTGGGCACCACTGGTTTAGGGCCCAATATTAATGTTGAAACTGTATCTTCAGATCTGCTTATTTTAGAATTCCagtttatattttgtaatgatTCTTTACAAACCACACCCAGGTGAAAAAATAGATGGGTCGTTAAGGTTTTTGCCGTAGCCCGCCATTAACGAAAGAATAGCAAAAAAGACTACTCACAAATATGGACAATTTCAAGAAACAACATTATTTCCCATTGTAAACAATCCTTTTATTTTACGAACTTCACTGGTTGGCTGCTACACTACTTTTTTCAGCGAATCGTACGCCCTCAACTCTGATTGGTGTAGCCTCATTACTGCCTACTTTTGGGCCAATCAAAGAGAGAAACGCGCACAATGCgatgaaaaaaacaacttctCTTTCGACAGCCTGTCCGGCGATGGGGCTAAATTGCTACTGTTATATTAGCTCCAAGTAGCCTAGCCTATTGATGCAACGGCTAGTTGAATGTAGACGGCAATACTAAGAACAGTCGTTTATTGTTTACTCAAGGTAGGTAGCATAAGTAAACGTTGTTTTGACTAACTTTAGCTAGTTTCCTAAATTAAGCTGGCCTTTATAGAAGATCAACCAGCTTACTGTAGGTCCATGGTTGGCCCACTGTAGGCAAGCCGACATTTGCAAAACTATTACGGAGTAGCCTAcgtatagctagctaactaaatgcGACATATGGGCTTACATATGGGTGATaagatgaacaaaaatgtttaaaaaaagctagGTCGGTCTGCTGGTTGTTCAGTCATCGATACGAATATGGTCTTAAAGCCAACTTGATTGTAATAGCTATGATAGTAGCTAACACGGGCAGATACATCGGCAAGGTCCTTCTTGCATAGACTACGCGCTAGGTTGCTCAAGGGTTAGCTGACGCTAattagatagctagctaaatgtATACGTCTTCAGTGCTGTAGACTCGTAAATAACGCCGAAGTTTGGCAGCTGCATAGCAAATCTGATACCTTATGCTGTCAGAAATCATTAACACACTTTGAAAGTTGTAACACGGTACCAATTGACACTTGGCAAAATCACCAAACGCCGTATTTTAATGTTGTTAACCAGATGGTGTTTGACCTGCGCTCAGTTAACACTGCAAGTTCGCTGCATGTGAGTTCATCATCGAATATCATAAGAATGTGTGACACTTTATATTTAAAAGCACCGTGCTTTTGGGTCACTGAAACTGCCCCTGCTATATTTCCAGGTCATCAATTAATTTCGTTTGGTGAACATGGATGCCTATGCAGTGGTCATGCTCACCGAAGAGGATGTTATGGCAGTTGTCCCAAAGTCCTGGTGTACTGATCAGGGTTGTTACTGGCCACCCTACGCGTCGAATGCTAGAATTCAGAGAGCAGTACAGTCCCACGAGATGCCGTCAAGTACGTGGTATTTACACAAAGCACGAGTTCTTGCTGTTAAAAGTAAGTTCCTTTTTTCCTGTGTCATCATGTTTGAATGAAAATTAGCACATAATATGGTTTCACTTTTTCAAACGTAGGCTATATTGAAATACAAGTCAGAGTAATTTAATGTCCAGTAATTGCATAAACTGTTGAAGTTCATGAAGTTACAgtcaagttttttaaaaattcttttgGTAGGTTCCTATGAAAAAGCAACTGCATGGTTACGCCACACTGAAGACGCACCAAATCCTGCTACTGAAGATGGGATAAAGTACAACTTAAAGAGGACGAAGaggtgtgtgaaatgaaaatgagaaaaatatgtctttttatCGGTggttgaaatgtttatttatcatGAAAGTACGTCACACAAAGGAATTTAGAAGACACCCCTACCCAGACTTAAAATGGAGGGTAATTCTTTGATGTGGAATAAATGGAGGATTGTTGGCAATCTGTTTGGGAGGAAGGGGTGGAAAATGTAGAACGCTGAAGAAAGACGGCAGGCTAAAAGTTATATTAGCATAAGTTTAGCAGTTTAACACAAAATACCCCACCAAGCTTATTTTGAAGCGTGCTTCTAGTCACCAtgctaacatttttatttattcataatgcaAGTAGTGAATGATCTCACTTCAAAAATATGGTCTCTTGAGTAACAAGTCTAACCTCACACGTTTCTAACAAGTTTTAACAGCTTGGCTGTCGACATTGCAGTTTTGTTGCTGGGTTTAAATGGTGATCTGTGACGGCTAAGTTCCATTCACCCTGTTAAAGAgtgcagttattacattacaggcacttggcagactacatagcatttacattgcatccattcatacagctggatatatactgaagcagtgctggtTAAGTACCAGtaccctacccgggaatcaaacctgtgacctttaggttacaagaccagttccttacccattacacaaTACTGCCGCCCTAACAGTGATGAGTCAGACCAGAAGCAGGCTACTGACAGCTCTGTTTTCGATTCGCTGCACTTAAAACGTGCCCTCGTTTCCTTACAGGTCAGTCTCCGAGTGTCTCCCTAATGCGTCCAATGGGCCAATGGCTGCCACTGGTGAGTTTCATTTACATACGTGTTCCTGTCCATTTCCACAATAGCTGTGTATTAACATGTTTCAGAGTTACTATAGCTACAGCTGAAATGTTCATAAAGACCCTGAGAAATCACTTTTTGCTTTATTGCATTTAAAGTAATCTTtaagcaacaaaataaatactcatatttcacaaatgtataaaaaggcaaataataaaatgtgctttaGAAGTAAAGTATATAACCTTTGTAACGTAAACACCAGAGCTGGGGATCTGACATAGCGTGTCCAGTCTGATTGGGTGTTCATTTGCTTCAAGTTCACTTCTGATCGACTGCCCACTTAGCAGTGAAAACGCGTTCTTTTATGTTGTCTGGTTCTTTACATTCAGTGTCGCTTTCGGAAAACGATTTTGATTATAATAAGTCTAATGTGATGCTACGATTTGCCTATTGAACGTCACCGTTCAGATTTATCCAGCGAGTGACACGGATTTCTAGGGCGCTTTTGGTAATGCCGGGGCTGAGTCTGTAGTGCTTACAGACAGCAGTTGTTCAAATACCATCTGTCAGTCAGGGTCATTCATAAAGTACAGCTGCTGACTTTGGGCaccagcattaaaaaaagataatacatCAGTTGAAAATAATGAGTGTGTCATAAGTATGTTGTACATGTTGTGAAACGGTTCCAAAATAACTGATGGAAAAATGGATTACGGGCTGCActtccataaaatatttttttggtgcAAACATaagataaaacataaaaatatttaacgGAAGTGCGGTCCTCATCTCATTTTTGCTTGTCTATCGCAGGACCGGCACCCAAGTTCACATACTGTTGAGTCGAGCGCGTTTCTTATCGTTCGTTATAAAATGGCTGACGTAATAATGCCAGACAGTGGTTGAGGAAGGCGAATGCGAGAGAAGTGAGAGATGCGTTTCCTGGGCGTGGCCTCAGATTTCCAGGCGGCGGTGCTGCAGCGGCTGGCGGAGCTGGACGCGGCGGTGGCGGAGCTCCGGGCGCAGGTGGAGTACaacaccctgctgctgcagaaccTGCAGGGCGGGCAGAACCCCGGGTGCGGCGGccgcgggggcggcggcggggtcgggggggaggAGTACGCGCTGCCCGCCGACCTGCCGCTCCCCCTGCAGAGCAAGCAGCAGCTGGGCCAGCTGGAGAAGCGCCTGGCCGAGGACCCGGGCCTGCAGGAGTACCTGGTGCGTGGCCCCCGAATCGCCGCCGTCGGACCGTATCTGACTGTCTCGTTCTAAAGCAGGGGGTTCCTGATCCGGGGACCCCCCCGGATCCCCCTTGATGCCTCTGACTTCAGGCTCAGAGGCATCAAGGGAACCCACATTATGAGTTTTAAATGGTTATGTTTAAaccattaaaattaaaaatatcttcCCAAATCTATATATAGTCGTCAAGACCTGAAAGGGAGCCCCTACGGTACTTGCAGGGACCCACCTGTTGAAATCTCTGGTTCtaaagcaaactttttttggCTTGACAATACATTTGGTTCATTGGTATATTGGCatatgggcattaatattgCAAGCATAGTTTATGCCACCTAAAGTGGGTGAGATTCCAGGTAAAGTGGGTGGGATTTCTTGTAACTATAACTCTTCTCTACACCCTCAGTGCTGGAATCATGTATTAGGCCAACATTAGGACTGTGCAGCTTTATATACTACGATAAATATCATGCCGTACATTTACTTTGCTTTATGAATCTGTTCAAAAACCTAAAACCATCCCTCAGCATGTTTTTAATcagcttttttaaaacctaATCTGTGCTGTAACTGAACATATTCTTGTATAAATGTCATATTTAGCATTGGTTTAGCATATGTAGCGGTGCTAACGGTGGAAAAAGGCCGCAGAGAGCTGGAACGAACCGCAGCCCAGGAGCCGCGATGGCCGCGGTTTTAACCGGCGCGTCCCGCCCGTTTCAGGTGTGTTCCCTGGCCAGCAAGGGGGGCCGAAGCGTCCGAAACGCCGTGCGCGCCATGGTCCCGTGCCTCGTCTCCAACACGGTGGCGCGAGGCCTCAACTGGACCGGCGCCGGCGAGAAGCTGGCCTTCCGGGACCTGATCCTCCGGAAAGTACTCAACCGTACGTCACGGCCGTTTCGCGCGAGACCTCGCCTGCCGCTGGGCCGACTGTTCAGCCGGTTTTAGGTTTAGCGTTTAGGTTTAGCGTTAGCAACCTGTAGCAAAATGAATGTGAGCGGATTGGGAGCATTTGGCCTAGCATGAAATTATCCGCCATAAAACACCCCAACACAACCCTTATAACGCCGCTATTCTGACTTTGGATTTCTCTCTGCGCCTGGTAATACTGTAATCTTGATTGGGAAACTTAAGCCCATTTTCTTTGGAAATAGCCAATCAGccaataaccctaaccctaactgctcCTATCGTTCAGGTGGATGTATGTTTATGAAAGGCAGCTATTATTTGACAGGGAGAGTAGCTCAAATATTCAATATATATCTgaataattctttaaaaaaataacgagCAGTTACATTAATTCTCATGTCGAAAGTCTTAAGATGCAATTGCATTGCTATGCACATTGCGTtgggcgatgtgtgtgtgtgtgtccgaaTAACGGGAGTGTTTTGCAGGAGGCGTCCGGAGAAACCTGGCCACCAAGGACGCCACCGACGAAGAAATACAGCGGGAAGTTTCGGTGTTCCTGCGGGGGGCCAGcgacagggaggggggcaggagggaacGGATGCTCCGGTCGGTCGCCAGGGAGATGGTTTCATCGCTGCACCAATAGCAGCCCCTCACCCACGAGGCTCATAACATTGTACTGTTCACAGAGGCCGAATAGGGACACTGAGATGCGGGAGGAGCTCAGGACAGTTCACAAGCTGCTACGGCGTCGCACAGAGGAAGCAGTGTTCTGGTATTCTGGAAGTAGCATTCTGGAACtcaaaagggattttttttcccaaccatGACACAGGTGAGCTATTTTTGCTCAAAAAATGAGGAGCCATATTTTTGGAATAATTGATGTCTGCGTTGGTGGTCAAGAAGATATTTTCAGGATAATGCAGGAAAAAGTCAATTTTTGGAAAGATTATTGACAATAAGGTCCTGAAAATTAAAACCTACTCCCATGTTACATGGTGCTTTATTTACCATATTTGTTAagtgaattttacatttttgggggAAATTTCCTTGCTTGGTTGAAAACTTCATGCCGTAACATTTTCTTAAACAACTGACAAATGAAATTGATAGCTGGCTCGCTAGCTTGTTTTAAACCAAGCTCCTAAGGCCAGTGTCCCTTTTATTGACCACCTGCTACTTGATAATTGTGAATATTTATATGTCaatgtttcaatgtttttttggttgCAATGCATGTCCATTAAGTACTCTGACAGAATACAGTACAGCTTGGATACTGATCTTCATCGGCTTCCATTATATTGTGTCCTGCTGCATGCCACCATGATCTTTGATTCTTAGGCTGGGATTCACCCGTAAACATCCGTCCTTAACTttgacgagaaaaaaaaaacaagaattattttttgttcacaaGCAGTTTGGCAAGTTTAGCAATGCGCAGAGATAATTGGCAAACTGAGTTTGTGTAGAAAATGTGTACCCCTTGCATTTACATGCAAGTCAGGacatgttgattgaatgcagtCCTAAAACTTTcagggatgtgttttttttttaataatcacaTGGTCACTTCTTACAAATCGTGATTCTGTGTTGATGAAGCAAGTTTGGAGCAAGTGATTCAAGATTCACCCAAACTCATGCACTGTTTTCAACTAACTGCTGAGAAATAATCAATTCATCAAATGAACTGTCTTTCGTTTGTAGCAATCCCATCTACATGCATTTTGAACCTTCGAGCATGATGATCTTGATCATTCCAGTAGGATGATCTTGaattttgtgcagtgtttcccacaggaaaattttatttatttattatttttttacttttgaaaatgAGATCTGTACAGCACTTTGCGTCAAGGGAGAGAATGAACAGAATGCAAAAGGAatccaaatgaaaacaatttctACACTAATGGTCTCAGTTACAGGCAAACTTTTATGGCATCAGAATTATTTGGAGGATAAtataatcacacacaaattctgaACATAAATTATAAGGGCTTTAAAGTCATCGGTGCCCTCATTTCTAAACACaattgttctcatttatttaaattaacgTAAGTAGGCCTAACTGTTTACCGTGACTGTTACTGTTAGTGTATTATGGCAACCTTTCTGTGGTTCAGTtttcgtcctcctcctcctcctcctctagccttttttaaaaagtatatttttttacactcaTCTGTGAAAAGTTAACGTATTTCTTTTTAGCAATCCTAACGTTAGCTGGGTAAACGCTGATGCTTGGTAAATGCTAGCTAACTTAATCCAAATAATGTTGAGAACTTTGCAGACTTGGTTAGGGCAGCGGAcatgtttttttggaagaaagaTGCATAACaacatgtacatttttacattacagcatcCAAATCCAGAAGCGTTgcacaaaagtgcatttcatggtcatggacaactaccagttttgaaaaactattttgttaCCTGGCACAGGTACGGTCGCATGACCGTCCTAATTATGTTCGCGTTCAGGCACggtcctctctgctctgcataCGGCAGCTtcgagagggaggggggagggccagCTCACTCGGCAAAACCAGTCTGCTGTATGTCACTTtgacattcaaaagaaaaataattaagacaAAAGTATAGTGTCTAGCTTATAGGAATAAGTATTTaccttcaaaacatttttcattatttgtataCAAATTAAAGTATAATAAAGCATGGAATCCAGTAATGTTGGAAAATGTATCACACTATTACagaaaattgatattttatgtCATTATTAAATTATGATTTATACACAGATAATACAGTCGTGCTTATATTCTCCAATATGGGGTATTGTAGTTTGATGTTTTTGTTGTCAGTACTGAAAGATAAATTCttttgcaattacttttttcatgcatttaaaaaagtttaaatatttactcCAAATttatacagagaaaaaaaactaacatttaGTTGATGTGaattaggcatttagcagacgctgttatccagagcgacttacagaactcttacatagcatttacattgcatccagctggatatacactgaagcaatgcaggttaagcaccttgctcaagggtacaatggcagtgtcctacccaggaatcaaacctgtgacctttaggttacaggaccagttccttaaccattatactacactccTACCATTTAGTAGTCTGTTGCTAATGCTTGGCTACCCTGCACCCTATTTTGAAGTCGTCACCCACACAAATTACTCAAATGTATTATA
This genomic window from Anguilla rostrata isolate EN2019 chromosome 17, ASM1855537v3, whole genome shotgun sequence contains:
- the LOC135243119 gene encoding uncharacterized protein LOC135243119 isoform X2, with product MDAYAVVMLTEEDVMAVVPKSWCTDQGCYWPPYASNARIQRAVQSHEMPSSSYEKATAWLRHTEDAPNPATEDGIKYNLKRTKRSVSECLPNASNGPMAATDFQAAVLQRLAELDAAVAELRAQVEYNTLLLQNLQGGQNPGCGGRGGGGGVGGEEYALPADLPLPLQSKQQLGQLEKRLAEDPGLQEYLVCSLASKGGRSVRNAVRAMVPCLVSNTVARGLNWTGAGEKLAFRDLILRKVLNRGVRRNLATKDATDEEIQREVSVFLRGASDREGGRRERMLRSVAREMVSSLHQ
- the LOC135243119 gene encoding uncharacterized protein LOC135243119 isoform X1, producing MDAYAVVMLTEEDVMAVVPKSWCTDQGCYWPPYASNARIQRAVQSHEMPSSTWYLHKARVLAVKSSYEKATAWLRHTEDAPNPATEDGIKYNLKRTKRSVSECLPNASNGPMAATDFQAAVLQRLAELDAAVAELRAQVEYNTLLLQNLQGGQNPGCGGRGGGGGVGGEEYALPADLPLPLQSKQQLGQLEKRLAEDPGLQEYLVCSLASKGGRSVRNAVRAMVPCLVSNTVARGLNWTGAGEKLAFRDLILRKVLNRGVRRNLATKDATDEEIQREVSVFLRGASDREGGRRERMLRSVAREMVSSLHQ